The following are encoded together in the Panthera leo isolate Ple1 chromosome B4, P.leo_Ple1_pat1.1, whole genome shotgun sequence genome:
- the CDCA3 gene encoding cell division cycle-associated protein 3, with translation MGSAKSSPVTPARPPPHNKLLARVADPRSPSAGILRTPIQVESSPQPTLPAGEQLECPNEAQDSDPRSPTLGIARTPMKTSSVEPPSPLAKQLNEVFEKEASKLNLPPELVLPLEATSPSELNLPLGTQFSLEDRMPLWSQTELPSKQVSSKEEAGQPSQPPTASQGSDKPLRDPETPRSSGSKHNRRKGNGKVLGRSPLTILQDDNSPGTLTPRQGKRPPPLSENARALKEGAILGTGRLLETGGRVWEQGQDQDKENQHFPNLVEN, from the exons ATGGGCTCAGCCAAGAGCTCCCCGGTCACTCCGGCGCGGCCTCCGCCGCACAACAAGCTTCTGGCTCGAGTGGCGGACCCCCGTTCACCTAGTGCCGGCATCTTGCGCACTCCCATCCAG GTGGAGAGCTCTCCACAGCCAACCCTACCAGCAGGGGAGCAGTTGGAGTGTCCTAATGAGGCCCAAGACTCAGATCCCCGCTCTCCTACCCTTGGCATTGCACGGACACCTATGAAGACCAGCAGCGTAG AGCCCCCAAGCCCACTGGCGAAACAGCTGAATGAAGTCTTTGAGAAAGAAGCCTCCAAATTGAATCTTCCTCCAGAGCTTGTTCTGCCCCTAGAGGCAACTTCACCTTCCGAATTGAACTTGCCTCTGGGCACCCAGTTTTCCCTTGAGGACCGGATGccactctggagccagactgagcTCCCCTCCAAGCAGGTGTCCTCCAAGGAGGAAGCAGGACAGCCCTCACAACCCCCCACGGCCAGCCAGGGCTCAGACAAGCCCTTAAGAGACCCTGAGACTCCCCGATCTTCAG GTTCTAAGCACAATAGACGGAAAGGAAATGGCAAGGTACTAGGGAGATCTCCCCTCACCATCCTACAGGATGACAACTCCCCCGGAACTCTGACACCACGACAG GGTAAGCGGCCTCCTCCCCTGAGTGAAAATGCTAGGGCACTAAAGGAAGGGGCCATTCTGGGAACTGGACGACTTCTGGAAACCGGAGGCCGAGTGTGGGAGCAGGGCCAGGACCAGGACAAGGAAAATCAGCACTTTCCAAACTTGGTGGAGAACTAG